In the genome of Pseudomonas bubulae, one region contains:
- a CDS encoding CoA-transferase subunit beta → MMTYTTNEMMTVAAARRLKNGSVCFVGIGLPSKAANLARLTSSPDVVLIYESGPIGAKPDVLPLSIGDGELAETADTVVSTSEIFRYWLQGGRVDVGFLGAAQVDRFGNINTTVVGDYHQPKVRLPGAGGAPEIAGSAKSVLIILKQSARSFVDKLDFITSVGHGEGGDSRKRLGLPGAGPVGIITDLCTMEPEEQTNEFVVTALHPGVTREQVIAATGWAIRFADNVAQTAAPTDVELSALRDLEARTALAHGQAPGEA, encoded by the coding sequence ATAATGACCTACACCACCAATGAAATGATGACCGTTGCGGCGGCCCGCCGTTTGAAAAACGGTTCGGTGTGTTTTGTCGGCATTGGCTTGCCTTCCAAGGCGGCTAACCTGGCGCGTCTGACCTCGTCTCCGGATGTGGTGCTGATCTACGAGTCCGGCCCGATTGGGGCCAAGCCTGATGTGTTGCCGCTGTCGATTGGTGACGGTGAACTGGCCGAAACGGCTGACACCGTAGTCTCCACCAGTGAAATCTTCCGTTACTGGCTGCAGGGCGGTCGGGTCGATGTCGGCTTTTTGGGCGCAGCCCAGGTCGACCGTTTCGGCAATATCAACACCACAGTGGTCGGTGACTACCACCAGCCAAAAGTTCGCCTGCCAGGTGCCGGTGGCGCGCCGGAAATCGCCGGTTCGGCGAAAAGCGTGCTGATCATCCTCAAGCAGTCGGCCCGCTCTTTTGTCGACAAACTGGACTTCATCACCTCGGTGGGCCACGGTGAAGGCGGCGACTCGCGCAAGCGTCTGGGCCTCCCGGGTGCCGGGCCGGTGGGCATCATTACCGATCTGTGCACCATGGAACCTGAAGAACAGACCAACGAATTTGTGGTCACTGCCCTGCATCCGGGCGTGACCCGCGAGCAAGTCATTGCTGCCACCGGCTGGGCCATTCGCTTTGCCGATAATGTGGCGCAAACAGCGGCCCCGACCGACGTCGAACTCAGCGCCTTGCGTGACCTGGAAGCGCGCACCGCACTGGCCCACGGTCAGGCTCCGGGAGAAGCATGA
- a CDS encoding inorganic phosphate transporter, whose protein sequence is MIDLLSGLDAWVLISLFFALAFVLAFEFINGFHDTANAVATVIYTKAMPPHLAVFFSGVFNFLGVLLGGVGVAYAIVHLLPVELLVNVNTGHGLAMVFSLLAAAITWNLGTWYFGIPASSSHTLIGSILGVGLANALISGIPVSDGVNWQKAIDIGASLVFSPIAGFVVAGLVLVGLKWWRPGSKMHKTPEQRRKLDDKKHPPFWNRLVLVISAMAVSFVHGSNDGQKGIGLIMLVLIGIVPSAFVLDLNSTTYQIERTRDATLHLSQFYERNNASLTEFLALGKSVKGDLPDQFSCNPQQTEPTIAALLSSLKGVADYHSIPAEKRIEIRRYLLCLDDTAKKVSKLPVLDSREKADLEKLRKDLTATTEYAPFWVILAVALALGLGTMVGWKRVVKTIGEKIGKQGMTYAQGMAAQITTAFAIGMANIFSLPVSTTHILSSGVAGTMVANKSGLQGGTIKTILMAWVLTLPATIALSATLFWLASKVLA, encoded by the coding sequence ATGATCGATCTATTAAGCGGATTGGACGCCTGGGTTCTTATCAGCCTCTTCTTCGCCCTAGCCTTTGTTCTCGCGTTTGAGTTCATCAACGGCTTTCATGACACCGCAAACGCGGTAGCGACTGTCATCTACACCAAAGCCATGCCGCCTCACCTGGCGGTGTTCTTTTCCGGTGTGTTCAATTTCCTCGGCGTGTTGCTGGGCGGGGTTGGCGTGGCCTATGCCATCGTCCACCTGCTGCCGGTTGAGCTGCTGGTCAACGTAAACACCGGACATGGCCTGGCCATGGTGTTCTCGTTGCTCGCTGCGGCCATCACCTGGAACCTTGGCACCTGGTATTTCGGCATTCCTGCCTCAAGCTCACACACCCTGATCGGTTCGATCCTCGGTGTCGGCCTGGCCAACGCCCTGATCAGCGGCATCCCGGTGAGTGACGGGGTTAACTGGCAGAAGGCTATCGATATTGGTGCCTCGCTGGTGTTCTCGCCAATCGCCGGTTTCGTGGTAGCGGGCCTGGTACTGGTCGGCCTGAAGTGGTGGCGTCCGGGGTCCAAGATGCACAAGACCCCTGAGCAGCGCCGCAAGCTGGATGACAAGAAGCACCCGCCGTTCTGGAACCGACTGGTGCTGGTGATTTCGGCCATGGCAGTCAGTTTCGTGCACGGCTCCAACGATGGCCAGAAAGGCATCGGCCTGATCATGCTGGTATTGATCGGCATCGTGCCAAGCGCTTTCGTTCTGGATCTGAACAGCACCACCTATCAGATCGAACGCACCCGCGACGCCACCTTGCACCTGAGCCAGTTCTACGAGCGCAACAACGCTTCGCTGACCGAGTTCCTGGCCCTGGGCAAAAGCGTCAAGGGCGACCTGCCGGATCAGTTCAGCTGCAATCCGCAGCAGACCGAACCGACCATCGCAGCCCTGTTGAGCTCGCTCAAAGGTGTAGCGGACTACCACTCGATCCCGGCTGAAAAGCGTATCGAGATCCGCCGCTACCTGCTTTGCCTGGATGACACCGCGAAGAAAGTCAGCAAATTGCCAGTGCTTGATTCCCGCGAAAAAGCGGACCTCGAGAAACTGCGCAAAGACCTGACCGCCACCACCGAATACGCACCGTTCTGGGTGATCCTGGCTGTAGCCCTGGCCCTGGGTCTGGGCACCATGGTGGGCTGGAAGCGTGTGGTTAAAACCATCGGCGAGAAGATCGGCAAGCAGGGCATGACCTATGCTCAGGGCATGGCCGCTCAAATCACCACGGCTTTCGCCATCGGCATGGCCAATATCTTCTCCCTCCCGGTATCGACGACGCACATTCTGTCGTCGGGCGTGGCAGGTACCATGGTCGCCAACAAAAGCGGCCTGCAGGGCGGTACGATCAAAACCATCCTGATGGCCTGGGTGCTGACCTTGCCGGCTACCATTGCACTGTCTGCAACGCTGTTCTGGCTGGCTTCCAAAGTCCTCGCCTGA
- the ccoM gene encoding cytochrome c oxidase subunit CcoM codes for MFLDNVVIAGVLTVGLMVLFFAGLGIFIWKDSQKRK; via the coding sequence ATGTTTCTCGATAATGTGGTTATCGCCGGAGTACTTACTGTCGGCCTCATGGTTTTGTTTTTCGCCGGTCTGGGCATTTTTATCTGGAAAGACTCGCAGAAGCGCAAATAG
- the pcaR gene encoding pca regulon transcriptional regulator PcaR: MNDRLHNAVASIAPPIVASPAKRIQAFTGDPDFMSSLARGLAVVQAFQERKRHLTIAQISHRTEIPRAAVRRCLYTLIKLGYATTDGRTYSLLPKVLTLGHAYLSSTPLAVSAQPYLDRMSEQLHEACNMATLEGDDILYIARSATTQRLISVDLSVGGRLPAYCTSMGRILLAALDDVTLHEYLAHGEFQAKTSRTLHTREALLECLQLVREQGWCVVDQELEQGLRSIAVPVYDASGQVLAALNVSTHAGRVTRTELEQRFLPIMLNASRELSTQLFS, translated from the coding sequence ATGAATGATCGACTGCACAATGCCGTTGCCAGTATCGCGCCACCGATTGTGGCGTCGCCGGCCAAGCGTATTCAGGCGTTTACCGGTGATCCTGACTTCATGTCGTCGTTGGCCCGTGGCCTGGCGGTGGTGCAGGCGTTTCAGGAACGCAAGCGGCATCTGACCATCGCGCAGATCAGCCACCGCACGGAAATCCCCCGGGCGGCGGTGCGCCGTTGTTTGTACACCCTGATCAAGCTGGGCTATGCGACCACTGACGGGCGTACCTACTCCCTGTTGCCCAAAGTGTTGACGCTGGGCCATGCCTATCTGTCGTCCACGCCGCTGGCCGTGTCGGCTCAGCCTTATCTGGACCGCATGAGCGAGCAATTGCACGAGGCGTGCAACATGGCGACGCTCGAAGGCGATGACATCCTCTACATCGCCCGTTCGGCTACTACGCAGCGGCTGATTTCGGTTGATCTGTCGGTTGGCGGCCGCCTGCCCGCCTACTGCACTTCGATGGGGCGCATTCTGTTGGCGGCGCTGGACGACGTGACCCTGCACGAATACCTGGCCCACGGTGAGTTCCAGGCCAAGACCAGTCGTACCCTGCACACCCGCGAAGCACTGCTGGAGTGTTTGCAACTGGTGCGTGAGCAGGGCTGGTGTGTGGTCGACCAGGAACTGGAACAAGGCCTGCGTTCGATTGCCGTGCCGGTCTACGACGCTTCCGGGCAAGTGCTTGCCGCCCTGAATGTCAGCACCCACGCAGGAAGGGTCACACGCACGGAGCTGGAGCAGCGCTTTTTGCCGATCATGCTCAACGCCAGCCGCGAGCTGAGCACCCAGTTGTTTAGTTGA
- the rapA gene encoding RNA polymerase-associated protein RapA, with the protein MAQQYQPGQRWISDSEAELGLGTVLAQDGRLLTVLYPATGETRQYSLRNAPLTRVRFSPGDTIIHFEGWKMTVREVEDVDGLMVYHGLNERNEAVTLPETQLSNFIQFRLASDRLFAGQIDPLSWFSLRYHTLEHTSRQLQSPLWGLGGVRAQPIAHQLHIAREVADRIAPRVLLADEVGLGKTIEAGLVIHRQLLSGRANRVLIVVPENLQHQWLVEMRRRFNLEVALFDEERFIESDASNPFEDCQLALVALEWLVDDPKAQAALFDADWDLLVVDEAHHLVWHEDNVSPEYGLVEQLAGVIPGVLLLTATPEQLGQDSHFARLRLLDPNRFHDLAAFRAESENYRPVAQAVQELLDKGSLSPEAHKTIHGFLGAEGDTLLAAVNAGDAEASARLVRELLDRHGTGRVLFRNTRAAIQGFPERKLHAYPLPCPAEYLELPLGEHAELYPEVSFQAQPDASDEERWWNFDPRVEWLIDTLKMLKRTKVLVICAHAETAMDLEDALRVRSGIPATVFHEGMNILERDRAAAYFADEEFGAQVLICSEIGSEGRNFQFAHHLVLFDLPSHPDLLEQRIGRLDRIGQKHVIELHVPYLETSPQQRLFQWYHEALNAFLNTCPTGNALQHQFGPRLLPLLEAGDDQEWQALIDEARVERERLEQELHTGRDRLLELNSGGSGEGEALVEAILEQDDQFTLPIYMETLFNAFGIDSEDHSENALILKPSEKMLDASFPLGDDEGVTITYDREQALSREDMQFITWEHPMVQGGMDLVLSGSMGNTAVALIKNKALKPGTVLLELIYVSEVVAPRSLQLGRYLPPAALRCLLDANGNDLSSRVAFDTLNEQLESVPRASANKFVQAQRDQLTPKINAGEAKIAPRHAERVAEAQRRLAADTEEELARLTALQAVNPSVRESELIALRKQREQSLAMLEKAALRLEAIRVLVAG; encoded by the coding sequence ATGGCGCAGCAGTATCAACCGGGGCAACGCTGGATTAGTGACAGCGAAGCAGAGCTAGGTTTGGGCACCGTTCTGGCACAGGACGGTCGCTTGCTGACCGTGCTCTATCCGGCCACTGGCGAAACCCGCCAATATTCGCTGCGCAACGCACCGCTCACGCGCGTACGGTTCTCGCCGGGTGACACCATCATCCACTTCGAAGGCTGGAAGATGACCGTGCGCGAAGTTGAGGACGTTGACGGCCTGATGGTCTACCACGGCCTCAACGAGCGAAACGAAGCCGTCACCCTGCCAGAGACCCAACTGTCGAACTTTATCCAGTTCCGTCTGGCCAGTGACCGTCTGTTTGCCGGGCAAATCGACCCGCTGTCCTGGTTCTCCCTGCGCTACCACACCCTCGAACACACCAGCCGCCAGCTGCAATCGCCGCTGTGGGGCCTGGGTGGCGTACGTGCGCAACCTATTGCGCACCAACTGCATATCGCCCGCGAAGTCGCTGACCGCATCGCCCCTCGGGTTTTGCTGGCCGACGAAGTGGGTCTGGGCAAAACCATCGAAGCCGGTCTGGTGATCCACCGCCAGCTGCTCAGTGGCCGCGCCAACCGTGTATTGATCGTAGTCCCGGAAAACCTGCAGCACCAATGGCTGGTCGAGATGCGTCGACGCTTCAATCTTGAAGTGGCGTTGTTCGACGAAGAGCGCTTTATCGAAAGCGACGCCAGCAACCCGTTCGAAGACTGCCAGCTGGCCCTGGTTGCCCTGGAATGGCTGGTGGACGATCCCAAGGCCCAGGCAGCGCTGTTTGATGCCGACTGGGACCTGCTGGTAGTCGACGAAGCTCACCACCTGGTGTGGCACGAAGACAACGTCAGCCCCGAGTACGGCCTGGTTGAACAACTCGCCGGCGTGATCCCGGGCGTGCTGCTGCTCACTGCAACCCCGGAACAACTGGGCCAGGACAGCCACTTTGCGCGCTTGCGCCTGCTGGACCCGAACCGCTTCCACGACCTGGCCGCCTTCCGCGCCGAAAGCGAAAATTACCGCCCGGTGGCTCAGGCCGTACAGGAACTGCTGGATAAAGGCAGCCTGTCCCCTGAAGCCCATAAAACCATCCACGGTTTCCTCGGCGCCGAAGGCGATACCCTGCTGGCCGCCGTCAATGCTGGCGATGCCGAGGCCAGCGCCCGCCTGGTGCGCGAACTGCTTGACCGCCACGGCACCGGCCGCGTGCTGTTCCGTAATACCCGCGCCGCGATCCAGGGCTTCCCGGAGCGCAAACTGCATGCCTACCCGCTGCCGTGCCCGGCCGAATACCTTGAGCTGCCGTTGGGCGAACACGCCGAGCTGTACCCTGAAGTCAGCTTCCAGGCCCAGCCGGACGCCAGCGATGAAGAGCGGTGGTGGAACTTCGACCCGCGGGTCGAATGGCTGATCGACACCCTGAAAATGCTCAAGCGCACCAAGGTGCTGGTGATCTGCGCCCACGCCGAAACCGCGATGGATCTGGAAGACGCCCTGCGCGTGCGTTCCGGTATTCCTGCAACGGTCTTCCACGAAGGCATGAACATTCTTGAGCGTGACCGCGCTGCGGCCTACTTCGCTGACGAAGAGTTCGGCGCTCAGGTGTTGATCTGTTCCGAAATCGGCAGTGAAGGCCGTAACTTCCAGTTTGCCCACCACCTGGTGCTGTTCGACCTGCCATCCCACCCGGATTTGCTGGAGCAGCGGATTGGCCGTCTGGACCGGATCGGCCAGAAGCACGTGATCGAGCTGCACGTACCGTACCTTGAGACCAGCCCGCAACAGCGCCTGTTCCAGTGGTACCACGAAGCGCTGAACGCGTTCCTCAACACCTGCCCGACCGGTAACGCCCTGCAACACCAGTTCGGTCCTCGTTTGCTGCCATTGCTGGAAGCTGGGGACGACCAAGAGTGGCAAGCACTGATCGACGAAGCCCGGGTTGAACGTGAGCGTCTGGAGCAAGAGCTGCACACCGGCCGCGACCGTTTGCTGGAGCTTAACTCCGGTGGTTCGGGTGAAGGTGAAGCACTGGTTGAGGCGATCCTTGAGCAAGACGATCAGTTCACCCTGCCGATCTACATGGAAACCCTGTTCAACGCCTTTGGCATCGACAGCGAAGACCACTCGGAAAACGCGCTGATCCTCAAGCCCAGCGAAAAAATGCTCGACGCCAGCTTCCCCCTGGGTGACGACGAAGGCGTGACCATCACCTACGATCGCGAGCAGGCCCTGTCGCGCGAAGACATGCAGTTCATCACCTGGGAGCACCCGATGGTGCAAGGCGGCATGGACCTGGTGCTGTCGGGTTCGATGGGCAACACCGCCGTCGCCCTGATCAAGAACAAGGCCCTCAAGCCCGGTACCGTCCTGCTCGAGCTGATTTACGTCAGTGAAGTGGTTGCTCCGCGCTCCCTGCAACTGGGCCGCTACCTGCCGCCGGCCGCCCTGCGCTGCCTGCTCGATGCCAATGGCAACGACCTGTCGTCGCGCGTGGCCTTTGACACCTTGAACGAACAGCTGGAAAGCGTTCCCCGCGCCAGCGCCAACAAGTTCGTTCAGGCCCAGCGCGACCAACTGACGCCTAAAATCAACGCAGGCGAAGCCAAAATCGCGCCACGTCATGCGGAACGCGTGGCCGAAGCCCAGCGCCGTCTGGCAGCCGACACGGAAGAAGAACTGGCCCGCCTGACTGCCCTGCAGGCTGTCAACCCGAGCGTGCGCGAGAGCGAACTGATTGCCCTGCGCAAGCAGCGCGAACAAAGCCTGGCCATGCTTGAAAAAGCCGCCCTGCGCCTTGAAGCCATTCGGGTTCTGGTAGCGGGTTAA
- a CDS encoding aspartate-semialdehyde dehydrogenase, whose product MLPSILPLGAVPVTSGQDPVRPRPDIPPVVPAQASSSESAIDLKHSDADQATLLLREEQRRQQEQRRRESREQGSTLPQVVDEVPVEPLADGMQRQGVWVDIKV is encoded by the coding sequence ATGCTGCCGTCCATTTTGCCCCTTGGCGCAGTACCGGTTACCTCCGGACAGGATCCGGTTCGCCCGCGCCCGGACATTCCGCCTGTGGTGCCGGCCCAGGCCAGCTCCAGCGAAAGTGCCATTGACCTCAAGCACAGCGATGCCGACCAGGCCACTTTATTGTTGCGTGAGGAGCAACGGCGTCAGCAGGAACAGCGCCGCCGCGAATCCCGGGAGCAGGGGAGTACGCTCCCGCAGGTGGTTGACGAGGTGCCGGTTGAACCCTTGGCCGATGGCATGCAGCGCCAGGGTGTGTGGGTTGATATCAAGGTCTAG
- the pcaF gene encoding 3-oxoadipyl-CoA thiolase: MMREVFICDAIRTPIGRFGGGLAGMRADDLAAAPIKALIERNPNVNWNEVDEVFFGCANQAGEDNRNVARMAALLAGLSDTIPGVTLNRLCASGMDAIGTAFRAIASGEMELAIAGGVESMSRAPFVMGKADAAFSRNMKLEDTTIGWRFINPLMKAQYGVDPMPQTADNVADEYKISRADQDAFALRSQQRTAAAQAAGYFAEEIVPVRIAHKKGETVVEHDEHPRADTSLETLGKLKPVNGPDKTVTAGNASGVNDGAAAMILASAEAVKRHGLTARGRVLGMASAGVAPRVMGIGPVPAVRKLVERLGLAVSDFDVIELNEAFASQGLAVLRELGLADDAPQVNPNGGAIALGHPLGMSGARIVMTALHQLEKTGGKKGLATMCVGVGQGLALAIERV; the protein is encoded by the coding sequence ATGATGCGCGAAGTCTTTATCTGTGACGCGATTCGTACCCCTATCGGCCGTTTTGGCGGTGGCCTGGCAGGCATGCGCGCCGATGATCTGGCGGCAGCGCCGATCAAGGCGCTGATCGAACGCAACCCGAATGTGAACTGGAACGAAGTCGACGAAGTTTTTTTCGGCTGCGCCAACCAGGCCGGTGAAGACAACCGCAACGTGGCGCGCATGGCCGCGTTGCTGGCCGGGCTGTCGGACACCATTCCCGGCGTGACCCTCAACCGCCTGTGTGCCTCGGGTATGGATGCCATCGGCACGGCGTTCCGCGCCATTGCCAGCGGCGAGATGGAGCTGGCGATTGCCGGTGGCGTCGAGTCCATGTCGCGGGCGCCGTTTGTGATGGGCAAGGCCGATGCCGCGTTCTCGCGCAACATGAAACTGGAGGACACCACCATTGGCTGGCGCTTTATCAACCCGCTGATGAAAGCCCAATACGGTGTCGACCCGATGCCACAGACGGCGGACAACGTGGCCGACGAGTACAAGATTTCCCGCGCCGATCAGGACGCTTTCGCCCTGCGCAGCCAGCAACGGACTGCTGCTGCCCAGGCCGCAGGCTACTTTGCCGAAGAAATCGTGCCGGTGCGTATTGCCCATAAAAAAGGTGAGACGGTGGTTGAGCACGACGAGCATCCGCGTGCCGATACCAGCCTGGAAACCCTGGGCAAACTCAAGCCGGTCAACGGCCCGGACAAGACCGTCACTGCGGGCAATGCCTCGGGGGTCAACGATGGCGCCGCGGCGATGATCCTGGCATCGGCCGAGGCGGTCAAACGCCATGGCCTTACCGCTCGCGGTCGGGTTCTGGGCATGGCCAGCGCCGGTGTTGCGCCCCGTGTAATGGGCATTGGCCCGGTACCGGCGGTGCGTAAGCTGGTGGAGCGCCTGGGGTTGGCGGTGAGTGATTTTGACGTGATCGAACTCAACGAAGCCTTCGCCAGCCAGGGCCTGGCCGTTTTACGCGAGCTGGGCCTGGCTGACGATGCGCCGCAGGTAAACCCCAATGGCGGGGCAATTGCCCTGGGTCACCCCCTGGGCATGAGCGGTGCTCGCATCGTCATGACCGCCTTGCATCAGCTGGAAAAAACCGGTGGCAAGAAAGGCCTGGCGACCATGTGCGTGGGCGTTGGGCAGGGTCTGGCATTGGCTATTGAACGGGTCTGA
- a CDS encoding MFS transporter encodes MNSPQSSVGNCLDVQSFINAQPLSRYQWRVVILCFLIVFLDGLDTAAMGFIAPALSQDWGIDRASLGPVMSAALIGMVFGALGSGPLADRFGRKVVLVSAVLVFGGFSLASAYASNVDQLLVLRFLTGLGLGAGMPNATTLLSEYTPERHKSLLVTSMFCGFNLGMAGGGFVSAKLIPMYGWHSLLLIGGVLPLILAVVLLFWLPESARYLVVRNRSVERIRKTLAPIDPAQVAQASSFSVPEQNTVKARNVFAVIFSGTYSTGTLLLWLTYFMGLVIVYLLTSWLPTLMRDSGASMEQAAFIGALFQFGGVLSAVGVGWAMDRFNPHKVIGIFYLLAGVFAYAVGQSLGNITVLATLVLVAGMCVNGAQSAMPSLAARFYPTQGRATGVSWMLGIGRFGAILGAWMGATLLGLGWNFEQVLTALVIPAALATTAVLIKGMVSHADAT; translated from the coding sequence ATGAATTCACCCCAGTCTTCTGTCGGCAACTGCCTCGATGTGCAGTCCTTTATCAACGCCCAACCCCTGTCGCGCTACCAGTGGCGCGTGGTGATCCTGTGTTTTCTGATTGTCTTCCTCGATGGCCTGGACACAGCGGCCATGGGCTTTATTGCGCCTGCCCTGTCCCAGGACTGGGGGATTGACCGCGCCAGCCTCGGTCCCGTGATGAGCGCCGCGCTGATCGGCATGGTGTTTGGTGCCCTGGGCTCTGGACCCTTGGCGGACCGTTTTGGCCGCAAGGTGGTGCTGGTGTCGGCGGTGCTGGTGTTTGGTGGCTTCAGTCTGGCCTCGGCCTACGCCAGCAACGTTGACCAACTGCTGGTACTGCGCTTTTTAACCGGGCTTGGCCTGGGGGCCGGCATGCCTAATGCCACTACCTTGCTTTCGGAATACACCCCCGAACGCCACAAGTCTTTGCTGGTAACCAGCATGTTTTGCGGCTTTAACCTCGGCATGGCGGGCGGCGGGTTTGTCTCTGCCAAGTTGATCCCGATGTATGGCTGGCACAGCCTGTTGTTGATTGGCGGCGTGCTGCCGCTGATTCTTGCCGTGGTATTGCTGTTCTGGTTACCGGAGTCGGCGCGCTACCTGGTGGTGCGCAACCGCAGTGTTGAGCGTATTCGCAAGACCCTTGCCCCGATCGACCCTGCCCAGGTGGCCCAGGCGTCAAGCTTCAGCGTGCCGGAGCAGAATACCGTCAAGGCGCGCAACGTCTTTGCAGTGATCTTTTCCGGCACTTACAGCACCGGCACCCTGTTGCTGTGGCTCACCTACTTTATGGGGCTGGTGATCGTTTATCTGTTGACCAGCTGGCTGCCGACGCTGATGCGTGACAGCGGCGCAAGCATGGAGCAGGCGGCATTTATTGGCGCTCTGTTCCAGTTCGGCGGGGTGTTGAGTGCAGTGGGGGTGGGTTGGGCGATGGACCGGTTCAACCCGCACAAAGTGATCGGCATTTTCTACCTGCTGGCCGGGGTGTTTGCCTACGCGGTTGGTCAGAGCCTGGGCAATATCACCGTGCTGGCAACTCTGGTGCTGGTGGCCGGTATGTGCGTCAACGGTGCGCAATCGGCGATGCCGTCGCTGGCCGCACGTTTTTATCCGACCCAGGGGCGGGCCACCGGTGTGTCATGGATGCTCGGCATCGGCCGCTTCGGCGCCATTCTGGGGGCGTGGATGGGCGCGACCCTGCTGGGTCTGGGCTGGAACTTCGAGCAGGTGCTGACCGCGCTGGTGATTCCGGCTGCCCTGGCAACCACGGCAGTGCTTATCAAAGGCATGGTCAGCCACGCTGATGCAACCTGA
- a CDS encoding CoA transferase subunit A, which yields MADIISLHDAVKQFVSDGDTVALEGFTHLIPTAAGHEIIRQGKKDLTLVRMTPDLVYDQLIGAGCARKLIFSWGGNPGVGSLHRLRDAVEKQWPQPLEIEEHSHADLANAYVAGASGLPFAVLRAYAGSDLPKVNPLIKTVTCPFTGEVLAAVPAVRPDVTVIHAQKADRKGNVLLWGILGVQKEAALAAKRCIVTVEEIVDDLQAPMNACVLPTWALSAVCHVPGGAHPSYAHGYTERDNRFYQAWDPIARDRETFTAWINEYIHGTANFSEFQAKLARASEAK from the coding sequence ATGGCAGACATCATTTCGTTACACGACGCGGTGAAACAATTTGTGAGCGATGGTGACACCGTTGCCCTTGAAGGTTTCACCCACCTGATCCCGACTGCAGCGGGTCATGAAATCATCCGTCAGGGCAAGAAAGACCTGACTCTGGTGCGGATGACGCCTGATCTGGTGTACGACCAGTTGATCGGTGCCGGTTGTGCACGAAAGTTGATCTTTTCCTGGGGTGGCAACCCTGGCGTTGGTTCCCTGCACCGTTTGCGCGATGCCGTCGAGAAACAGTGGCCACAGCCGCTGGAAATCGAAGAGCACAGCCACGCCGACCTGGCCAATGCCTACGTTGCGGGTGCCTCGGGCCTGCCATTTGCGGTGCTGCGTGCATACGCAGGGTCTGATTTACCCAAGGTCAACCCGCTGATCAAGACCGTCACTTGCCCGTTTACTGGCGAAGTACTGGCCGCAGTACCGGCGGTGCGCCCGGATGTCACGGTGATTCACGCGCAAAAGGCCGACCGCAAGGGCAACGTGCTGCTGTGGGGCATCCTGGGGGTGCAGAAAGAAGCGGCCCTGGCGGCCAAGCGCTGCATCGTCACCGTTGAAGAAATCGTCGACGACCTGCAAGCGCCAATGAATGCCTGCGTCCTGCCAACCTGGGCCTTGAGCGCAGTGTGTCATGTGCCGGGTGGGGCGCACCCTTCCTACGCTCATGGTTATACCGAGCGCGATAACCGTTTCTATCAAGCGTGGGACCCGATTGCCCGCGACCGTGAGACCTTTACTGCCTGGATCAATGAATACATCCACGGCACTGCGAATTTCAGTGAGTTCCAGGCCAAGCTGGCCCGCGCTTCGGAGGCTAAATAA